The following proteins come from a genomic window of Candidatus Binatia bacterium:
- a CDS encoding ABC transporter ATP-binding protein, whose product MALLEVRGLTKKFGGLTAVRAVDLAIEESHIAALIGPNGAGKTTLFNVLTGLYRPDEGEIRFQNRSLRGATADRITRAGICRTFQNIRLFGEMSVLENVLVGMHARIPLTLADVLLRQSRSRAEEKQARARAMDLLGLVGLQGREDIWARRLSYGEQRRLEVARALASEPKLLLLDEPTAGMNPSEAQKLMALLKKLVGAQVRSILLIEHNMRVVMGISDRVTVLDHGEKIADGTPEEVQNDARVIEAYLGRGKWQANAQG is encoded by the coding sequence ATGGCGCTGCTTGAGGTCCGCGGTCTCACGAAAAAATTCGGCGGGCTCACCGCCGTGCGCGCCGTGGATCTGGCGATCGAGGAAAGCCATATCGCCGCGCTGATCGGCCCGAACGGCGCGGGCAAAACCACGCTCTTCAACGTCCTCACCGGCCTCTACCGTCCGGACGAGGGGGAGATCCGTTTTCAGAACCGCTCGCTTCGCGGCGCGACCGCGGACCGGATCACGCGCGCCGGCATCTGCCGCACGTTTCAAAACATCCGCCTCTTCGGCGAGATGAGCGTATTGGAAAACGTTCTGGTCGGGATGCACGCGCGCATCCCGCTCACCTTGGCGGACGTCCTGCTGCGCCAGTCGCGCTCGCGCGCCGAGGAAAAGCAAGCGCGGGCGCGGGCGATGGATCTGCTCGGCCTGGTCGGCCTGCAGGGGAGGGAAGACATCTGGGCGCGGCGGCTCTCTTACGGCGAGCAGCGCCGCCTCGAAGTGGCGCGCGCGCTGGCGTCCGAGCCTAAGCTCCTGCTCCTCGACGAGCCGACCGCGGGAATGAATCCTTCGGAGGCGCAGAAACTGATGGCGCTGCTCAAGAAGCTCGTCGGCGCCCAGGTGCGGAGCATTCTCTTGATCGAGCACAACATGCGCGTCGTCATGGGGATATCGGACCGGGTCACGGTCCTCGACCACGGCGAGAAGATCGCCGACGGCACGCCGGAGGAAGTGCAGAACGACGCGCGCGTGATTGAAGCCTACCTCGGCCGTGGAAAGTGGCAGGCGAATGCTCAAGGTTGA
- a CDS encoding ABC transporter ATP-binding protein, with amino-acid sequence MLKVDELHVYYDAIHALQGVSFTVAQGEMVTLLGANGAGKSTTLKTISALLKPRAGKIELEGKPLEDLPPHEIVRRGVAHVPEGRRVFPRLSVLENLKTGAYTRRANTIGGDIDRVFALFPRLKERIQQKAGTLSGGEQQMLAIGRGLMARPRLLLLDEPSMGLAPILVEQIFATIQEINKEGVTILLVEQNAAMALAICHRGYVLETGKIILQGSAAELSGNDRVRQAYLGG; translated from the coding sequence ATGCTCAAGGTTGACGAGCTGCACGTCTACTACGACGCGATCCACGCGCTGCAGGGCGTCTCGTTCACGGTAGCACAAGGCGAAATGGTCACTTTGCTCGGCGCCAACGGCGCGGGCAAGAGCACGACCTTGAAAACCATCTCCGCCCTGCTCAAGCCGCGCGCGGGAAAGATCGAGCTGGAAGGAAAGCCGCTGGAAGATTTGCCGCCGCATGAGATCGTCAGGCGCGGCGTGGCGCACGTCCCCGAAGGGAGGAGGGTGTTCCCGCGCCTCTCGGTTTTGGAGAATCTCAAGACCGGCGCTTACACCCGGCGCGCGAATACGATCGGCGGCGATATCGACCGTGTCTTCGCTCTTTTCCCACGCCTCAAGGAGCGCATACAGCAGAAGGCGGGGACGCTCTCCGGCGGCGAGCAGCAGATGCTGGCGATCGGCCGCGGCCTTATGGCGCGCCCGCGATTGCTCTTGCTCGACGAGCCATCCATGGGATTAGCGCCGATCTTGGTCGAGCAGATCTTCGCGACGATTCAGGAGATCAATAAAGAAGGGGTGACGATTTTACTCGTCGAGCAAAACGCCGCGATGGCGCTCGCGATCTGCCACCGCGGCTACGTGTTGGAAACCGGAAAAATTATTCTCCAAGGCAGCGCCGCCGAGCTCAGCGGCAACGACCGGGTGCGGCAGGCGTATCTGGGCGGATGA